The following is a genomic window from Labrus bergylta chromosome 2, fLabBer1.1, whole genome shotgun sequence.
TTTATTAAGACGGAAGAGATCCAGTGTGTAAAAGCTGAATGGCCACATGAATGAAATTATTTGCTAAGAGTTGGGCAACCTTGTGGAAGTTAAACATACAGCATGATAAGAAGCCATACAAAGTCTTCATGCTCACACTGAAACATTCACAAGATGGCAGGTCTTTATTTTGATCAACAACTCAGAGAAAACAATGGCAATTTGAGAGTGAAACAGATCAGGTTTGAACAGTATATTGTGATAAGtctcacaaaataaaaacactttaactTATAGAACACATCTATAGGCTTTCTAgaaatgtaatattaaaaagttcaatacatttttagtgATATGGTAGGCTTCCTGTTCAGATTCTTTCAGCCAAACTGCAAAACCGAAAAGCGAGGTAGAAAGAGTGGGTAGCCTATATAATAAAGATTATATATACCCTGTAAAAAACATTAGGACACTTGAGTTGAACAAGGCACATAAATTACACAACCTTTATCACACAGAGGTCTGAGTAATTGAAGCATTAGTTATCTTAAGCTAACAGGAACCTGAACTAACCAGAAAAACCACAGTCACATGTAATATGTCTATGTTTGTATATAATTGTTGGCATGCTTACTTTAAATATAGCACACAATGTCTGCTTTAATAACACTAGTTTAGTAGACTCAATGGTACTGTTTGCATAACTAGCAACGTGACCACTTTTAAACATACAAGCATAAGGACAACAAAAAGAGAACAGgtttaaatgagaaaaacattgCAAACCTTTTGGTTACGTTTATAtattgtatttgattgtttctgtAGGTATTGTTGAATTATTTcttgatttgtaaaataaaacaaaaacaacaggttagTCATCTGATTTTGTTTCAACAGTAACTTGTGTTATTAAGAAAGGGGCAGGTATCATgttttcttcctcctgctcctgatGTTCATGGACAGTTTATAAATAAcatgagaaaatatttcatagtgtgtgttattgttttgaaatcatacactgaaatgagcaaataaatcaaaaatgaaatgaaatgaaatatggCTTATTTCAACCCATATAATGTTACATGATGAATCTGAGGTATAACTTTGTCATAAACCAATTACTCAATACACAGGGTAAGCGATAATGCCCGATATATTTCAGTCTTTCAAATCAAGAGCTTATGCCATTTAAAAGTTAGTGGTGAGCTCTGAAACATAAAAGTATACAGATTTAGTCATCCAGGCTATGTTCTATTATCTTGCATCAGACTGTTCGGTAGTAGAAGAGGGGAAAAGGAGTGAATATGCTGGAGGAGCAtcatcagactgagacaggaAGTCTGTGTTCATCACTGGCGCAGAGGGCAGCAGGTTGTATGCAGGAGCAGGTGGTGATATGTTATATTGTGGAGCAGGGGAAGGTTGGAGCTCTGGGGCACTCTGGGGTGGGGGTTGGAGCTCTGGGGCACTCTGGGGTGGGGGTTGGAGCTCTGGGGCACTCTGGGGTGGGGGTTGGAGCTCTGGGGCACTTCGGGTTGGGGGAAATGTTGGGGCAGTAGGTGGAGGATGAAGCGAAGATGATGAAGACGAAAATGGATATCCATATGGAGAATCCTGCCGTGGGGGCGTGTTGTTGTAGCCCCAGCTCACATGAACTGGTTGAGCACAGAAGACACTTGGTGGAGCAGCATTCACTGGTGGGTAATTTGGAGGCACATGTGATGGTGAATAACTTTGGACTCCTGGGTATCCATAACCACCTGATTGTGGAGATTGAGGATATGGACCAAAAGGCACTGCATGGGAAGGGGAGTTGATGTTGCTTGGACCCCCATAGGCCCCTGATGGAGTGGGACCTGCATCCACACCAGGCTGAAGGGCAGAAGCTAAGCTAGGAGAACATATGACCAACGGAAACACAATCTCTGGGTCGAAAGCAAAACTGATGTCCAGGTACAcctgagagggaaaaaaagacagactcaTTGgcaaaatgcttttattttaaagtcgaatagaaagaaaacatctatCAATACTGATGACTCAGCAGTTACTAAAAAACGCTCTGTCAATGAACTGAACTGACTCTGCTTTAAATTTAAGTTACACAGTTGCAATTGTGCATACCTTCAATTCGTACGCCACTGAAATGATATCACAATTGTGGATGGACTGTCCCATATCCCTTGGGAGCTTCATTTCACACCTAACCTCCTTCTGTGTTTGGGCTTTGATGGAGTTGTCGTGCATTTTCAATATAGTGTTGCTTTCATGTTTGGTACTTCCGTTGGCACGGTACACCACATCCTGGATTAAACGGAATTTGGGAGTCATCTCACTTGAAGAAGAATTGTTGATTTTTGCAACAACCATCAAAGTTTCACCTATGAGGAAAACAACACAGTAAGGTGTAATACAAATAGAAGtggttttaaaatatattcattttgtttatttctgtattcATTGCATAGACAACTGCATTTGTTTAATATGAATATTTCTTAAATCTTAACCTCCCAATTCCCCAAATGTATTGATAATTTATACTTATTTCCAAATCccagaaaacagtcttaacTCTTTGAAACTCATTTAAGaatcatttaaattattattttgttcttaACTGTAACCATCTTGCTCATCATCTTAAAATCTGCGGAGGGGTTGTCCTACCTGCAGTGCAAACCCCTTTGTCAATAGTGGCATCCATGTGCACATTTCCTTTAGAGAAAAGACCCATCTCTTTTTTGATTGAACCAACTTGCTGCAACTGgagtgcaaaagaaaaacaaaaggggggggggggggttactctTGATCCACTTCTATTATTACGAGAATGCAGAGCATGTTATGTGAAGTGTCTCAGGGTAATACC
Proteins encoded in this region:
- the LOC110002080 gene encoding arrestin domain-containing protein 3, whose product is MPSIQSLTMYIDALNEHETFSEGDTIAGKITLVLIKETKVESLFVKAKGDANVRWTRKQGDKTYTYSANKRYFKLKDFLIPEQTKDTLLPQGIHVYKFNFRIPPGSFPSSFRGHHGKIVYMLQTKLSRSWRMDRTVDKEINFVSKSIPNLQSLMLQQVGSIKKEMGLFSKGNVHMDATIDKGVCTAGETLMVVAKINNSSSSEMTPKFRLIQDVVYRANGSTKHESNTILKMHDNSIKAQTQKEVRCEMKLPRDMGQSIHNCDIISVAYELKVYLDISFAFDPEIVFPLVICSPSLASALQPGVDAGPTPSGAYGGPSNINSPSHAVPFGPYPQSPQSGGYGYPGVQSYSPSHVPPNYPPVNAAPPSVFCAQPVHVSWGYNNTPPRQDSPYGYPFSSSSSSLHPPPTAPTFPPTRSAPELQPPPQSAPELQPPPQSAPELQPPPQSAPELQPSPAPQYNISPPAPAYNLLPSAPVMNTDFLSQSDDAPPAYSLLFPSSTTEQSDAR